The Anas platyrhynchos isolate ZD024472 breed Pekin duck chromosome 31, IASCAAS_PekinDuck_T2T, whole genome shotgun sequence genome includes a window with the following:
- the LOC113841837 gene encoding olfactory receptor 14J1-like: protein MPNISSVSEFLLLAFADTRELQLLHFALFLGIYLAALLGNGLILSAVACDHRLHTPMYFFLLNLALLDLGCISTTVPKAMANFLWNTRAISYQGCATQVFFFLFFISAEYFILTAMAYDRYVAICKPLHYGSLLGSRACAQMAAAAWGSGFLDVLLQTTNTFSLPLCHGNAVDQFFCEIPHILKLSCSGSDYLKEVGLLVVSACLALVCFVFIVLSYVQILRAVLRMPSEQGRHKAFSTCLPHLAMVSLFVSTAILAYLKPPSISSSYLDLMVSFLYSVVPPAVNPLIYSMRNQELKATLKKLILVVIFT, encoded by the coding sequence atgcccaacatcagctctgtgagtgagttcctcctgctggcattcgcagacacacgcgagctgcagctcctgcacttcgcgctcttcctgggcatctacctggctgccctcctgggcaacggcctcatcctcagcgccgtagcctgcgaccaccgcctccacacccccatgtacttcttcctcctcaacctcgccctccttgacctgggctgcatctccaccactgtgccgaaagccatggccaatttcCTCTGGAataccagggccatctcctatcaaggctgtgctacacaggtctttttctttctgttctttatatcagcagaatattttattctcactgccatggcctacgaccgctatgttgccatctgcaagcccctgcactacgggagcctcctgggcagcagagcttgtgcccagatggcagcggctgcctggggcagtggctttcttgATGTTCTTCTGCAGACTActaatacattttccctgcccctctgccacggcaatgctgtggaccagttcttctgtgagatcccccacatcctcaagctctcttgTTCAGGTTCAGACTACCTAAAGGAAGTTGGACTTCTGGTGGTTAGTGCATGTTTAgcattagtttgttttgttttcattgtgctttcctatgtgcagatcctcagggcagtgctgaggatgccttctgagcagggccggcacaaagccttttccacgtgcctccctcacctggccatGGTCTCCCTCTTTGTCAGCACTGCCATACTTGCCTACTTGAAGCCCCCCTCAATCTCCTCTTCTTACTTGGACCTGATGgtttcatttctgtactcagtggtgcctccagcagtgaacccgcTCATCtatagcatgaggaaccaggagctgaaagccACACTGAAGAAACTGATTCTAGTGGTAATATTTACTTAG